From a region of the Helianthus annuus cultivar XRQ/B chromosome 5, HanXRQr2.0-SUNRISE, whole genome shotgun sequence genome:
- the LOC110942147 gene encoding uncharacterized protein LOC110942147: MAEIKNTHHHIIEILTDLQDHPLMEISESPGHLLLLKLWQREEHLFGSRITRKETRIDTLRSEIFNLCLYFFTFHVFFFTILSTSSVTNDTGSCKKWWIPMVLNLSVSVMMVFLVHMKLCRYWKVCGELQRERMDNRALTRCVQELRMKGVSFDLSKEPAIGNRMKSSSVEIKWKPLTWCKNYLVTLCFVGVMGLAVPVCRFMACV, encoded by the coding sequence ATGGCAGAAATCAAAAACACCCATCATCACATTATCGAAATCTTAACCGACCTTCAAGACCACCCATTAATGGAGATCTCAGAATCCCCTGGTCACCTTCTTCTCTTAAAACTCTGGCAGCGCGAAGAACATCTATTCGGGTCTCGAATCACACGCAAAGAAACCCGAATCGACACTCTCCGAAGCGAAATCTTTAACCTATGTTTATATTTCTTCACATTTCATGTCTTCTTCTTCACCATTTTGTCCACATCATCGGTTACCAACGATACGGGCTCTTGTAAAAAATGGTGGATACCGATGGTTTTGAATTTATCGGTTTCTGTTATGATGGTTTTTTTGGTTCATATGAAGCTTTGCAGGTACTGGAAAGTGTGTGGAGAGTTGCAGCGAGAGCGAATGGATAATCGGGCTTTGACGAGATGTGTGCAGGAGTTGAGGATGAAGGGGGTGAGCTTTGATTTGTCGAAGGAGCCTGCGATTGGGAACAGGATGAAGAGTTCGAGTGTGGAGATTAAATGGAAGCCGTTGACTTGGTGTAAAAATTATTTGGTTACTTTGTGTTTTGTTGGTGTTATGGGTTTGGCTGTTCCTGTTTGCAGATTTATGGCTTGTGTTTAG
- the LOC110942146 gene encoding probable calcium-binding protein CML21: protein MGDRSAKLEAQILEAIIQRESKGTSIKSINRIILKFPKIDENLRKCKVIFEQFDEDKSGAIDLKELKHCFEKLQVKFTNEEINEIFKTCDLNDDMGISFNEFIVLLCLVYLLKEDHHDTQSKSRMGIPDLEATFETLVESFVFLDSNKDGHVSKNEMIRAIEETKQSEGQIAIKRFEEMDWDKNGTVNFKEFLFAFTRWVGIEDDEED, encoded by the exons ATGGGCGATCGGTCAGCCAAGCTTGAAGCTCAAATACTCGAAGCAATAATACAACGAGAATCGAAAGGAACTTCGATCAAGTCGATTAACAGGATAATCTTAAAGTTCCCAAAAATTGACGAGAATTTGAGAAAATGCAAGGTTATATTTGAACAATTCG ATGAGGATAAAAGCGGTGCGATTGATCTAAAAGAGCTGAAACACTGCTTTGAGAAGCTGCAAGTGAAGTTCACGAACGAAGAAATTAATGAGATTTTCAAGACGTGTGACTTGAACGATGATATGGGAATAAGCTTCAATGAGTTCATTGTTCTGCTTTGTCTTGTCTATCTTTTGAAGGAAGATCATCATGACACCCAATCT AAATCGCGCATGGGAATCCCGGATTTGGAGGCAACTTTTGAAACATTGGTCGAGTCGTTTGTGTTCTTAGACAGTAACAAAGATGGTCATGTCAGCAAGAACGAAATGATTCGTGCAATTGAGGAAACTAAGCAATCTGAGGGCCAAATTGCCATAAAAAGATTTG AAGAGATGGACTGGGATAAAAACGGAACGGTGAACTTCAAAGAGTTTCTGTTTGCTTTTACTAGGTGGGTCGGAATCGAGGATGACGAAGAAGACTAG